The nucleotide window CGAGCACCACCAGGTCATCCACCAGCGGCTTGGCTTTCTCGATGGTTTCCATGGGACCCACCGGGATGGCAGCGACCAACAGGCGCGGCGATTCATTGCGGATGGCCGCCACCGAGGCGAAAAACGTCGCGCCGGTGGCGACGCCGTCGTCAACCAGAATCACGCATCGATCCTTCAGCAACGCTGAATGCCGGCCACGCCGGTAGAGCCCCTGCCGCCTGCGGATCTCTTCGCGCTGAATTTGCACGAGGCCTTCGACCTCCTGATAGGACAAACGGAACTCGCCCACGGCATCGGGATTCAAATAGACATTTCCCGTTTCGCTGATGGCGCCTAGGGCGTACTCGGGATTCTCGGGCAGTCCGATCTTGCGCGTCACGAACACGTCGAGAGGAAGATGGAGTTCCAGGCTCAGTTGATAGCCGACCGGCACGCCGCCGCGGGGCAGCGCGAGGACCAGGCCGTCCGGCTCATCGCGATACTGCTGCAGCTTTCCCGCTAACCGTCGACCCGCTTCTTCACGATTTCGGAAAATCACAAGCCACTCGGCTTTCCCGACACGGCGTCGATCAGACGGACGCTCACATCTTTCCGCTGAGGACTCCGACACCGATCACGAACATCGCCGACAATACGACAATGGCGACCAGCCACCACAGACGCCGATGCGTTGTGCCGGACGTATCATGCCAGTGAATCTCCCATGGAACGTCGAGATAATGCGGATGGCGAAACATGCTGCCCTCCCTCGTCTTGATCCCGGCCTCTCGGAGCCTCAGACAATCTTGACCTCCACAGCTCTTGACTTGGCTTTTTCGGACTTGGGCAAATGCACCTTGAGGAGGCCGTCCTTGTATTCGGCGGCAATCTTGGATCCATCGGCATCCTCGGGCAGGGTGAAGCTTCGCACGAAGCTTCCGTACGACCGCTCGACCCGGTGATACTTCTTTCCCTTCTCTTCTTTCTCATGCTCTCGCTCGCCGGAAATGGACAGCACGTCGTCGTGAATTTTGATCCTGATGTCTTCTTTTTTCATTTCGGGGATTTCAGCCTTGACGACGTACTCGTTTTCATCCTCTGTGATGTCCACCATCGGCGACCATTCGGCCACCGTAATCGCTTCCTCCTTTTCGACATTGGGCATTCCGATGGCGCGTCCGACCACGCCAGAAAGACGCTTTTCCATTTCCTCAAGACCTCTCAGCGGACTCCACCGTGCGATCGGTTCCCATCTCGTTAGACCCGCCATGGCATATCCTCCTTTCTTCGTTCTTCGAGCCCTACTGCACCTGTGCACCTGATCTGCTCCCCATCACAGCCGAGTGACTGCTCCATAATCTCCGACAGACACTGACGGATATCCCCGTGGGTTTCCATGCGGGGTTCCCCTAGACAAACGTGCGGGGCTGTATAGCTGCGGGTGCATCTGTAGTGCCACACGCAAGTTCTGCCCTGCAAGATGGGCAACCCTCGAAGATTCAATCAGTTTGAGAGGTTGCTTGCAGACCACTGGCCGGGAAACTGTAGCATTACAGGAGAGATGGGCTCAGCCTACTGTGGAGTCTCTCACCAGAATAAGGGTTGAACACCTTCTGTCCGATCGACCAGGCATCGCTGATGAAAGCGATGCGGAGGCGTTCCAGAGCGGAGGGGGGCCGAACCAGGTGGCGCAGGAAGGACGGCGTGGAAGTTCGAATCTGTTGCAGAACTCCTCATGCCTGAAAAAGCAAAAGTGGCAACATGCGACAACCGACGGCCTTGAACGCACTACCCTCCGTTCAAGCCCTGCGTTGTGCGTACGCGTCGGCAGCAACCCAGCGTCACAAGTACATCCAAGATCTGCAGTCGTGGATCGTTGATTGGAGAGCGCTCCTTCTTGCTCCCGCGCTCCTCAGCCGATCTTGTAAGTCCATGCGGTGAGTATTGACTACTGATCGAGCACGAATGTGACCTTTAAGTCCACCCGAAACAATGAAACCTTATTGTTTTCGACGACGACGTGCTGTTCCTTTACCCATGCGCCTTTGATGTTATGGATCGTGTTCGACGCTCGAGCAATACCGCTCTGAATGGCGTCCTCAAAACTCTTCGACGATTCGCAACTGATCTCTATAATCTTGGCAATGGACATGGTATTGACTCCTTTCAGCCGGAGTGTCGTGAACGCCTCCTGCTCTTCGACACCGTATAGGCAGGCAGCAAGGTACGTGCCGAACTGTTCACAGAAGACCTTCTGCCGCGCCAATCGCTCACCCCGCCGGGGAGGAGTCGCTCTGAACGGAGGCGTCCGCCGGCGTTGAGGTACGGTGCAAGGCGATCCTCTCGTTGACAGGATTGTTGGCAAGTCCCGCCGTCTTATTGTTGGAACGGACCCGAACGAATATACGTCGGGGGCAGCGCCCAGATGCTTCATTCAAGGCAATATTGACAGGAGTGTGGCATTGGGAGTGCATTGGAAGTGTCTCGAGAGACACGCGTGTGCCGCTCGATGAACGAAACGATTCACATCCCCTGTCCCCATTGTCGAAGTGTCAACCGTGTCCCGACCACACGGCTGGCCCACCGGCCCAACTGCGGCTCGTGTCATGCGCCGCTATTTACCGGCCATCCGATCAGGCTGACGGCAGAGGACTTCGATCTCCATGCGTCGCGCTCCGACGTTCCGCTGGTCGTGGACTTCTGGGCACCCTGGTGCGGTCCATGCCTCACGATGGCGCCCGCTTTCGAACGGGCGGCCACGACATTGGAGCCTCAGATTCGGCTGGCCAAGGTCAACACGGAGGAGGAACGAGATCTTGCGACCAGGTTCCGCGTCGTCAGCATTCCGACGCTGATGGCATTCCGCGGAGGCCGAGAACTGGCACGGCAACCAGGCGCCTTGGGAGCGCAGGACATC belongs to Nitrospira sp. and includes:
- a CDS encoding phosphoribosyltransferase, with protein sequence MIFRNREEAGRRLAGKLQQYRDEPDGLVLALPRGGVPVGYQLSLELHLPLDVFVTRKIGLPENPEYALGAISETGNVYLNPDAVGEFRLSYQEVEGLVQIQREEIRRRQGLYRRGRHSALLKDRCVILVDDGVATGATFFASVAAIRNESPRLLVAAIPVGPMETIEKAKPLVDDLVVLAMPEPFWSVGEHYIEFAQVSDDEVVKYLNSADASHRDRMKGRRLHG
- a CDS encoding Hsp20/alpha crystallin family protein — translated: MAGLTRWEPIARWSPLRGLEEMEKRLSGVVGRAIGMPNVEKEEAITVAEWSPMVDITEDENEYVVKAEIPEMKKEDIRIKIHDDVLSISGEREHEKEEKGKKYHRVERSYGSFVRSFTLPEDADGSKIAAEYKDGLLKVHLPKSEKAKSRAVEVKIV
- a CDS encoding dodecin family protein, translating into MSIAKIIEISCESSKSFEDAIQSGIARASNTIHNIKGAWVKEQHVVVENNKVSLFRVDLKVTFVLDQ
- the trxC gene encoding thioredoxin TrxC — protein: MNETIHIPCPHCRSVNRVPTTRLAHRPNCGSCHAPLFTGHPIRLTAEDFDLHASRSDVPLVVDFWAPWCGPCLTMAPAFERAATTLEPQIRLAKVNTEEERDLATRFRVVSIPTLMAFRGGRELARQPGALGAQDIVRWVRANV